The following are from one region of the Thermodesulforhabdaceae bacterium genome:
- the rdgC gene encoding recombination-associated protein RdgC has product MSIKSGSMQLTFFFVPDPVTEDFWGFVAEHISKGTFTPCTPENISSSGFVSWEDLFDTSFSDGYQKANYLAFQFRLDQKKVPPMIIKQRLQEALLAYKKEKGHLPSKKVRTALKEAVEEELIKAALPCPSGFEVVWDTATKRLILGTTSSKFIEAFLEHFERVFRLHPVPLYHLQLALHMEELPNSLKDKLSQLISPSSHRAFEEGRFLGYEFLTWLWFKTDTAERGSNIYLGDRIVLSRPDDGRERIICTTQSHNLKEAHTALLEGKMLEEAQWILQKGDDEYYFTLDVSLWTMKNVKTPSQPSRSRDEDPEGRFLERMFFIEEIRHTVESLYREFLTVRFESKWHDDVIPAMEEWKRERISPKAATS; this is encoded by the coding sequence ATGAGCATTAAATCCGGTTCGATGCAGCTTACATTCTTTTTCGTTCCCGATCCTGTTACGGAAGATTTCTGGGGATTTGTGGCAGAACATATCTCAAAGGGAACCTTTACACCCTGCACTCCCGAAAACATTTCTTCATCAGGTTTCGTCTCATGGGAAGATCTTTTCGATACATCCTTTTCTGACGGTTACCAAAAGGCAAATTACCTTGCTTTTCAATTTCGCCTCGATCAGAAAAAAGTCCCTCCCATGATTATCAAACAGCGGCTTCAAGAAGCCCTGCTTGCTTATAAAAAAGAAAAGGGACACCTTCCTTCAAAAAAGGTCCGCACCGCTCTCAAAGAAGCCGTCGAGGAGGAACTCATAAAGGCGGCTCTCCCCTGCCCTTCAGGCTTTGAAGTGGTGTGGGATACGGCTACTAAACGTCTTATTCTCGGCACGACAAGTAGCAAGTTTATAGAAGCCTTCCTTGAACATTTTGAACGTGTCTTTCGGCTCCACCCGGTCCCTCTCTATCATCTCCAGCTAGCACTTCACATGGAAGAATTGCCGAACAGCTTGAAGGACAAGTTATCACAGTTAATCTCTCCATCTTCTCATCGAGCCTTTGAAGAGGGACGATTTCTCGGCTATGAGTTTCTCACCTGGTTGTGGTTCAAGACCGATACGGCAGAGCGCGGTTCCAATATATACCTGGGGGACAGGATAGTTTTGAGCCGCCCGGATGACGGGCGTGAACGCATTATATGCACAACTCAAAGCCACAACCTGAAGGAAGCTCACACAGCCCTTCTGGAAGGCAAAATGCTGGAAGAGGCTCAATGGATCCTTCAAAAAGGCGACGATGAGTATTATTTCACTCTGGATGTTTCTCTCTGGACTATGAAAAATGTTAAAACTCCATCCCAGCCATCCCGTTCCAGAGACGAAGATCCAGAAGGACGATTCCTGGAACGTATGTTTTTTATAGAAGAAATCCGACACACCGTCGAATCTCTCTATCGAGAATTCCTCACAGTTCGTTTTGAAAGCAAATGGCACGACGATGTCATTCCGGCTATGGAAGAATGGAAGCGAGAAAGAATATCCCCGAAAGCCGCCACATCTTAA
- a CDS encoding class I SAM-dependent methyltransferase, with protein sequence MLLKSIINPEATKSFVQDFILGSMKLRLNPVILTKYLFELKLNEEFYKQINESIEKARKDFPDPRLGGWMFEYHGHILYTLVRLLKPEVVIETGVGPGGTSALVLLALNANKKGRLLSIDLPGADLEIYLKIGKAYHIHIPPGYQVGWLVPSYLRNRWHLQFGDSKELLPELLNKIGAIDMFLHDSLHTDEHVMFELSTVFPYVKKGGLILADDVNEYWTLAFTKFCKEKGIKYTVFGNRLGVARK encoded by the coding sequence ATGTTGCTGAAATCGATCATCAATCCTGAAGCCACTAAATCTTTTGTTCAAGATTTTATACTAGGTTCTATGAAATTAAGATTGAATCCAGTTATATTAACGAAGTATCTTTTTGAATTAAAGCTTAATGAAGAATTTTATAAACAGATTAACGAAAGCATAGAAAAAGCGAGAAAAGATTTCCCAGATCCTCGATTAGGGGGTTGGATGTTCGAGTACCATGGACATATTTTATATACACTTGTAAGATTATTAAAACCTGAAGTTGTTATCGAAACAGGCGTTGGACCTGGGGGTACCAGCGCTTTAGTTTTGCTCGCCCTCAATGCTAATAAAAAGGGACGATTGTTATCTATAGACTTACCAGGAGCAGACTTAGAGATTTATCTAAAAATTGGTAAAGCATATCATATCCACATACCACCCGGATACCAAGTTGGATGGCTTGTCCCTTCATATTTAAGAAATAGGTGGCATTTACAATTTGGAGATAGCAAAGAGCTTCTACCTGAATTGTTGAATAAGATTGGAGCCATAGATATGTTTTTACACGACAGCCTTCACACAGACGAGCATGTGATGTTTGAACTTTCTACGGTTTTTCCATATGTGAAAAAAGGAGGTTTGATATTAGCAGACGATGTCAACGAATATTGGACCCTAGCGTTTACAAAATTCTGCAAAGAAAAAGGAATTAAATATACAGTTTTTGGAAATAGACTAGGGGTAGCTAGAAAATAA
- the amrB gene encoding AmmeMemoRadiSam system protein B yields MERVRKSIIAGTWYPGHPETLKKEIRRYLDRASVEVPKGVLKGLIVPHAGYIYSGWVAAYAYKLLETSPRRRIVIVAPSHHAYFQGASVYTPGGYETPLGVVPLDREIAEELLKTSPIIKDLPEAHAREHSLEIQLPFLQVILENNFLLTPIVMGIQTYETAEVLGKALAKVLKNKDDVLLIASTDLSHYHSEKEAHELDRRIADRITSFDPAGLFEDIKKGLGEACGAGPMVTVMIACKELGATKSMVLKYATSADVTGDRSAVVGYLAAAFVDNPGHGKKVGVDLGLSEDEKRILKELAYNTIKAKLEGKSLPSITRPGGKLAEKRGAFVTIHKNKQLRGCIGYVEGHRPLWETVRDMAIQAAFHDPRFPPLNAEEFPFIDIEISVLTPLEPLKDISDIEIGKHGLVVRKSFYSGLLLPQVAAEYGWSRETFLEWTCRKAGLPPDAWKSNDVQIYVFSADVF; encoded by the coding sequence ATGGAACGCGTAAGAAAATCAATTATTGCAGGCACATGGTATCCAGGACATCCCGAAACATTGAAAAAAGAAATAAGAAGATACCTGGATAGAGCTTCTGTCGAAGTGCCAAAGGGCGTTCTCAAAGGACTGATAGTTCCTCATGCCGGTTATATCTATTCAGGATGGGTCGCTGCTTATGCCTACAAGCTCTTAGAAACAAGCCCACGTCGGCGAATTGTTATTGTAGCACCAAGTCATCATGCCTACTTTCAGGGAGCCAGCGTATATACACCCGGAGGATATGAAACACCGCTTGGTGTCGTGCCGCTCGATCGAGAAATAGCGGAAGAACTTTTGAAAACTTCCCCTATAATAAAGGACCTTCCCGAAGCTCATGCAAGGGAACACTCTCTGGAAATCCAGCTTCCTTTCCTTCAGGTTATACTGGAAAATAACTTTCTTCTTACTCCAATCGTGATGGGAATTCAGACATATGAAACCGCTGAGGTTCTCGGGAAAGCTCTCGCTAAGGTCCTGAAAAACAAGGATGATGTGCTCCTTATAGCCAGCACAGATCTTTCACATTATCACTCAGAAAAAGAAGCTCACGAGCTGGACAGGAGAATTGCAGACCGTATCACTTCCTTTGATCCTGCGGGGCTTTTTGAAGACATCAAAAAAGGGCTGGGGGAAGCCTGCGGCGCAGGTCCTATGGTGACTGTAATGATTGCCTGTAAAGAGCTTGGAGCAACAAAATCCATGGTCTTGAAATATGCTACCTCTGCAGATGTAACGGGCGACAGATCGGCAGTAGTTGGATATCTAGCCGCCGCCTTTGTTGACAACCCCGGTCATGGGAAAAAGGTCGGAGTGGACCTAGGACTTTCTGAAGATGAAAAGCGAATTCTTAAGGAACTTGCGTACAACACTATAAAGGCAAAACTTGAAGGGAAGAGCCTTCCGAGCATCACAAGACCTGGTGGTAAACTTGCTGAAAAGCGAGGTGCCTTTGTAACAATTCATAAGAACAAGCAACTGAGAGGTTGCATCGGCTACGTAGAGGGACATCGTCCTCTGTGGGAAACCGTTAGAGACATGGCGATTCAGGCTGCATTCCACGATCCGCGCTTTCCACCGCTAAATGCCGAAGAGTTTCCGTTTATCGACATCGAGATATCCGTGCTTACTCCGCTTGAACCTCTTAAGGACATATCGGACATAGAGATCGGAAAACACGGGCTTGTTGTGAGAAAGAGTTTTTACAGTGGATTGTTACTGCCTCAGGTTGCCGCTGAATACGGATGGAGTCGGGAAACCTTTCTGGAATGGACATGTCGAAAGGCGGGGCTTCCTCCCGATGCCTGGAAGTCAAACGATGTGCAAATTTACGTATTCTCGGCAGATGTATTCTAA